TTCGTACCGGTGGGCGGCTTCTGCGAGCACACCTGCCAGTTCGACTCCACGAGGACGTAACGGCCTTTGCCGGAGACGTCCTTGACCGTGATCGACGTGCTGGAGTCGAGTGCGGCGCGGGCGGTGTTCACCGACTTTCCCTTGAAGTCCGGCATCGTCTTGCCGGCCGCCGTCGGTGCGGACTGGTCCTTCGACGGGCAGGTCTCGTCCAACTTCACCGCACCGAAGTCGAGTTGGGTGTCCGTGGACGTCGTCGTGCCGGCCTTCACGTTCTGGGAGCAGACCTTCCAGTCCCGGTCGAGGATCTGGTGACGGTTGCGGCCCAGGGAGTCATGGGACTTGAGGCTGTAGAAGCCCTGCTTCTGGGCAGCGTTCTGGGCGGACTGGAGGCCCATGCCGACGAAGTGCGGGACGGTCTTCGTCCTGCCGCCGGTCTTGGCGTTGCCGCTCGCGCCGCTGGTACTGCCGGCGGTGGTGGTGGCGTGGCAGGCGGAGCCGAGGACGCCGATGAGGAGAACGCCCGCGGTTACTCCACCGACGAACCTCCAGTCGCGCTTCCTCTTCTGCGGCGGTCCGGCGGCCCGGGACGGCTGACTCGGCGGCGTAAATACGGAGTTGGACACGGTACGCCCCTGATGTGTGGATGAAGGGACACTGTGTCAGACATGTCCACCCGGCCGCACACCGCGTGACGAACCGTGACGGATTTCGGCCTGGGATCCGGCAACGGCAGACTGGGCCGATGGACGCAGGACTCGCCGCGCTGCTCGGGGCCGCCGTCGGCTCGGTCGCGACTCTCGGCGCCGCGGTCGTGAGCGGCCGGGCACAGACGCGGGCACAGCACGATCAGTGGCGCCGACAGCATCGTCGTGATGCGTACGCCGGTTACCTCGGCGCGCTCCACGACCGCGACATCGCCATGGACGCCGTACTCGACGCACTGCGCTCGGACGAGCCCGAACTGCCCGTTGTCGACGAGGAGATACGTCGATTCATCGTCCTCGCCCGCGAGGTCCACCGTGCCGCGGAGGTCGTCATCCTCGAAGGACCGGCTTCCCTCGTGAGAGCCGTCGAGCGGGTCACCGACGCCTCCAGCGGCCTCTCCGAAGTCATGCGGCGACTGGCCGGCGACGCCCGTGCCGGAGACGCCACCCGCAAGGCCGATGACGTGGCCCTCGCCGCTGAGCGGGAGAGCATCCTGTACCAGGCGGTCAGGGACTTCCGGCTCGCGGCCCGTGGTGTCATCGGCAACGCCCGGTGGTTCAGGGCTACTTGAGCTGCTGTCCCAGGAAGTCGACGATGTGCCCCATCGTCTCCTGCGTGGACCAGGGCAGGCCGGCCGAGGTGTCGCCGGTGAAGGACAGGTCGCCGTGGCCTGCGCCGGTGAGGACGTAGCGGGTGGCGTCGATCCCCTTGGCGCGCAGTGCCGTCTGGAGGTCCAGGGTCTCGCTGGGCGAGACCAGGGTGTCGGCGCTGCCGTGGAACAGGACGAACGGCGGTGTCTTCGACGTGATGTGGGTGGCCGGGTCGGCTGCCGCGACCTCGCTGGTGCGGTCCGCGACCGACTTCTTGGTGCCGGGTCCGTAGACCCACTGGGCGGCGCTGTTGCCCGGCGCGTAGTTGGCCTTCTGCGCCGCCGTGTCGTAGTCGGCCGCGAGCTTTGACAGGTCCGCCGGGCCGAACTCGTCGACGACGCCCTGCACTTGACTGCTCCGGTCCAGGTGATCACCGACGTCGAAGGACTTCTCCCCGTTGGTGGCGCCGGTCATCGCGGCGAGGTAGCCGCCCGCGGACTGGCCCCACACGGCGACCTGGTCGGGGTCGATGGAGTACGTGTCCGCGTTGGCACGGAGGTACCGGATCGCGGACTTCACATCGGCGACGGCGTCCTTGTACGTGGCGCCGTCCTTGGTCGTGCGGTACTGGATGCTCGCCACCACATAGCCCTGGTCGGCCACATAGGTGCGCTGGCTCAGGTTGGCGGTGCGGTCCGCCATGACGAACCCGCCTCCGGTGAGGTAGACGACCAGCGGCTTCTTGCCCGACGTGGCGGTCGGCACCTGGATGTCCAGCTTCAGGTCGCTCTTCCTGCCGTCGGTGGTCGGCGAGGAGTACGTGATGTCGTGCGTGGTGGTGATCCCGGACGTGGCGCACCGGATCTGCGCACCCTTGGGGTCGATCACCGTGCTGGTGCCGGTGTCCGACTTCTTGACGGTCTTGGCGGCCGTGATGCCTCCCGCGTTGCCCGACGGCATTCCCGTGGGCGTTCCGGCACCCGCGGCGGACGTGCTCGTAGGGCAGGCCGCCGTCGTGGCGCTGGGGCCGGCTGAACTCCCCGCCGAGCTGCCGCCGCCCGAGGAGCAGGCGGCCAGGGCCAGCCCCGCGGCCAGCGTGACCGTGACGACAGCGCCGCCCCTTCGCCGGCCCGTCCGCGCCGTTCCCCGGGGCGCTGCGTTCTCTGCGTGCATGTCTTCTTCTCCCGTCGACCACGAAGCAGTAAACGGAGATCAGATCTCCGTTTCTCTCCATCACCGTAACATCAAACGGAGATGTCATCTCCGTTTACCTTCGAGAGCCACGCACCAGGACCGAACCTGATCAAGGAGTGCCCAGCTCGCGCCGATACGATGAGCTGGAAGATCCGACCTCATCCGGAAGACGGGACGACTGGCATGGCGGAGCCCGCAGGACCCGGCAGACCGCCGCTGCGGCGCGACGCCGAGCTGAACCGCCGCCGTCTCATGGCCGCCGCCCGTGAGGTGTTCCGCGACCGGGGCCTGACCGCGACCCTCGACGACGTCGCCCGCCACGCGGGGCTCGGCGTCGGGACGGCCTACCGTCACTTCGCCAACAAGGAAGAGCTGGTCGACGCGGTCTTCGACGACATGATCGACCAGGTCGAGGCGTCCGCCCGGGAAGCCGCCACCGATCCCGACCCGTGGCACGGACTGGCGTCCAGCCTGGAGAAGGTGTGCGAGCTGCAGGCACACGACCGCGGACTGCGCGAGGTCATGCTCGGCACCGGCAAGGCCACCCAGCGGCACGCCGTCGTCGACCGGCGGATCAAGCCCCTGGTCGATCCGCTGATCGCGCGCGCCAAGGAGCAGGGGGCGCTGCGCCCCGACATGGAACACCTGGATCTCCCGATGATCCAGCTGATGGTGGCCGCGGTCACCGACCAGACCGGAGAGCCCGACCTCTGGCGGCGCTACCTGCGGCTGCTGCTGGACGGCCTGCGCACCCAGCCGGACGGGACGCAACCGCTGCCCCCGGCACCCGAGTTCCGCGGCCTGGGACCGGACGCGTACCTCTCGGGGGAGCAACTGCCCCGTTCCTGACGCCGGTAGGCGCGGACTGGCACCAGGACGCTAGACCGACAGCGCGAACCCACCCGTCACCCGCAGCGTCTCACCCGTGACGAACGACGCCTTCGACGAGACCAGATAGAGCAGCGCCTCGACGATGTCCCCTTCCTCGCCCTCCCGTTGGAGGATCTGCTCGCCCAACACCCGTTTCGCCTCTGCCTCGTTGAGCTCGGCGCGGACCGTGTCGGTGAAGATCAGCCCCGGGGCGATCGCGTTCACGCGGATGCCGTCGGCGGCGAACTCCCGCGCGAAGGACACCGTCAGACCGCGTACCGCGAGCTTGGAGACGCCGTAGATGCTGCGGTTCGCGTAGGCCGCCGACGAGGAGATGTTGACGATGGCGGCACCGGGGCGCCCCCGCATGGCCTTCTGTGCCGCGAGGGAGCAGATGACGACGCCCATGACGTTGACGTCGAGCACGCGTCGCACCTTGGTGAGGCCGAGTTCGGTGAACGGCTTGTTGTAAGCCGCGTGCAGGCCCGCGTTGTTGACCAGGATGTCGAGGCCGCCGTGCTGCTGGGCGACCTTGTCGACGACCGCCTGGACCGCGGTCTCGTCGGCCACGTCGCAGGTCACTCCCGTCACGCTGCCGCCCGCGGCGGTGAGTTCGGCGGCAGCCGCCTCCGCCGCCGCGCCGTCGATGTCCGCGAGCACGACGTGCGCGCCCCGCGCCGACAGCGCGGCGCCGAACGCCTTGCCGAAGCCGCGCCCACCCCCGGTGATGAACGCGACCTTGCCCTGGTGCTCGTCGTTGTCCGGCATACGGTGCTCCCGTCGTCGTCTGCTTCCAAGTAGCGCCCACCACCGGTCACTTGGGGGCGAAGCGCTGCCCCGCGTCGAGCCGCAGGCACTGGCCGTTCAGCATCGGGTTGTCGACGATGGCGAGCGCGAGCTTGGCGTACTCCTCGGGGCGGCCCAGGCGTTTGGGGAACGCCGCGTCCTTGACCAGAACGGCCCGTGCCTCGTCCGGGATCTTCTCGACCGCCCCGGTGTCGAACAGGCTCGGCGCGATGGCCAGCACCCGGATGCCGAGCGAGCCGAGATCGCGCGCCATCGTGAGACACATCCCGGCGATCGCCGCTTTGGCCGCCCCGTAGGCGACTTGGCCGACCTGGCCCTCGAACGCGGCGATCGAGGACGTGTTGATGATGACACCGCGCTCGCCGTCCGGGTCCTCGGGCTCGTTGCGGCTCATGTGCGCGGCGGCGAGCCGGCTGATGTTGAAGGTCGCGACCGTGTTGAGGTCGAGGATGCGGCGGAAGGTGTCGAGGTCGTGCGGACCGCTCCTGCCGAGCGTCCGCATCGCCGTACCGCCGCCCGCGGTGGTGATCGATACGTGCAGCCCGCCCAGGGATTCCACGGCGGTGGCCAGCGCACTCTCCGTCGCCTCGAAGTCGGTGACGTCGACCGGCTGGAAACGCCCGCCCAGCGCCGCCGCGACCTCGGCACCGGCCGACGCCGGACGATCGAGTACGACGACCTCGGCGCCGCGCGCCGCCAGCAACTGCGCGCCGGCGCGCCCCATTCCGGAGGCTCCGCCGAACACCACGGCCTTCTTGCCCTTGATCTCCATCGGTCGACTCCCTTTCGCTCGGCTCAGGCGGACACGGACGACCGCTGAAGGAGGGCGCAGAGCCGTTCGCGATGGACGGCCGTGTCCCCGTGGAGCACCCGGTCGGCCCTGGCCCGGCGCAGATGGAGGTGGAGGTCGTGCTCCCAGGTGAAACCGATGCCGCCGTGCAACTGCAGTGCCCGCGCGGCGACTTCACCGGTACCGGCGGTGGCGTAGGACGCGGCGGCACAGGCCGCGCGGGCGGCGTCGTCGGTGCCGGCATCGGCGGCCATCGCCGCGTAGTAGGTCGCGGCCCGGGTGCCGTGCACGATCAGTGCCATGTCGGCGCAGGCGTGCTTGACGGCCTGGAAACCGCCGATCGGCTGCCCGAACTGCACCCGGTTCGTGGTGTGTTCGACGGTCAGCTCCAGCATGCGCTCCATCACGCCGAGCGCGTCTGCGCAGCGCAGGACGGACGCCTCGTCGAGGAGGGCCTGGATGTCGTCGGGCCCGCCGTCGAGACGGGCGTCGGGAAGGACGCGTACGGCGTCGAGGCGCACCTCGTGGAACGCGCGGGTGAGGTCCAGGACGCGCTGACGCCGGACCGTGACACCGGGGGCCGCGCGGTCGACGAGGAAGGACGCGGGTTCGCCCTCGTGGCGGGCGGTGACGAGCAGCCAGCGGGCACCGCCGGCGTCCTGCACCGCCGTCTTGACACCGTCGAGGACGATCCCGTCGCCGTCGGTACGGGCGGTCGCGCGGACCCCGTCGAGGGTCCAGGGCGCGTGCGGTTCGGCGAACGCCCAGGTGGCCCAGCCCTCCCCGGCGGCGAGCGCGGGCAGCACTTCGTGGCGCAGCCGCGCGGAACCGCCGTAGGCGACCGCCCGGCCGGCGACCGCTGTCGGGAGGAACGGGCCGCGGGCGAGTGCGCGGCCCATCTCCTCGGCGAGCAGGGCGAGTTCGACCAGTCCCTGACCGGATCCGCCGTACTCCTCGGGCAGCGCGAGGCCGGGCCAGCCGAGGTCGGACGTCAGGCGCCACAGCTCGGGGTCGACGTCCTCGGAGCCGTCCATCGACGCTCGTACGGCACTCATCGGGGCGTGGTCGGACAGCAGGGCGCGCGAGGCCTCGCGGAGCATGGCCTGCTCCTCGCTGAGTTCGAAGTTCATCAGCCACCACCCGGTCCACGGCGCATCGACGACAGATCCACGGCACGAAGAAGGTATCCTCTTTTCGGTGATCGGTCGAGATCCAGCGCCGATAGAAGGCATTCTTCCGTGCTCGACTGCCAGTTGAGTATCATCAATTGCATGACTGATGCCGTTCTGCTCGCCGCCTGCCGCACCGCGATCGGTACCGCCCGGAGGGGAACGCTGCGGGACACCAGCGCCTTCGACCTCGCCACCGTCGTCGTGCGTGAGGCGGTGCGGCGCTCCGGGGTGCCGCTCGACCTGATCGACGACGTCGTCCTCGGCGAGACGCTGGCCGGCGGCGGGGACATCGCCCGCTACGCGGCCCTGGAAGCGGGGCTGACCCATGTGCCGGGCCTGGCGCACAACCGGCACTGCGCCTCGGGTCTGGCCGGCGTGGCGACCGCCGCCGCGGGTGTACGCGCCGGGATGGACCGCGCGGTCGTCGCCGGAGGAACGCAGTCCTCGTCCACGGCACCCGTGGCCCGGCGCAGGATTCCGGGCACCGACGACTGGCAGGACCCCTGGATGTCGCCCTCGCACGCCCCGACCCGCGAGGCACCCAACGACGACATGGCGACGCTGGTCGGCTGGAACACGGCCCGGCGCATCGGCATCTCCCGTCAGGAGATGGACAGTTGGGCGCTGCGCTCGCACCAGCGGGCCGTGCGGGCGATCGACGAGGGACGGTTCGCCGACGAGATCGTCCCCGTCGAGGTCGTCGGCCGCGACGGGACGAGGTCGGTGTTCGACACCGACGAGCATCCGCGCCGCGACACCAGCGTCGAGAAGCTCGCGGCACTG
The nucleotide sequence above comes from Streptomyces sp. N50. Encoded proteins:
- a CDS encoding acyl-CoA dehydrogenase family protein, with protein sequence MNFELSEEQAMLREASRALLSDHAPMSAVRASMDGSEDVDPELWRLTSDLGWPGLALPEEYGGSGQGLVELALLAEEMGRALARGPFLPTAVAGRAVAYGGSARLRHEVLPALAAGEGWATWAFAEPHAPWTLDGVRATARTDGDGIVLDGVKTAVQDAGGARWLLVTARHEGEPASFLVDRAAPGVTVRRQRVLDLTRAFHEVRLDAVRVLPDARLDGGPDDIQALLDEASVLRCADALGVMERMLELTVEHTTNRVQFGQPIGGFQAVKHACADMALIVHGTRAATYYAAMAADAGTDDAARAACAAASYATAGTGEVAARALQLHGGIGFTWEHDLHLHLRRARADRVLHGDTAVHRERLCALLQRSSVSA
- a CDS encoding alpha/beta hydrolase, producing MHAENAAPRGTARTGRRRGGAVVTVTLAAGLALAACSSGGGSSAGSSAGPSATTAACPTSTSAAGAGTPTGMPSGNAGGITAAKTVKKSDTGTSTVIDPKGAQIRCATSGITTTHDITYSSPTTDGRKSDLKLDIQVPTATSGKKPLVVYLTGGGFVMADRTANLSQRTYVADQGYVVASIQYRTTKDGATYKDAVADVKSAIRYLRANADTYSIDPDQVAVWGQSAGGYLAAMTGATNGEKSFDVGDHLDRSSQVQGVVDEFGPADLSKLAADYDTAAQKANYAPGNSAAQWVYGPGTKKSVADRTSEVAAADPATHITSKTPPFVLFHGSADTLVSPSETLDLQTALRAKGIDATRYVLTGAGHGDLSFTGDTSAGLPWSTQETMGHIVDFLGQQLK
- a CDS encoding SDR family oxidoreductase; this translates as MPDNDEHQGKVAFITGGGRGFGKAFGAALSARGAHVVLADIDGAAAEAAAAELTAAGGSVTGVTCDVADETAVQAVVDKVAQQHGGLDILVNNAGLHAAYNKPFTELGLTKVRRVLDVNVMGVVICSLAAQKAMRGRPGAAIVNISSSAAYANRSIYGVSKLAVRGLTVSFAREFAADGIRVNAIAPGLIFTDTVRAELNEAEAKRVLGEQILQREGEEGDIVEALLYLVSSKASFVTGETLRVTGGFALSV
- a CDS encoding SDR family NAD(P)-dependent oxidoreductase; this encodes MEIKGKKAVVFGGASGMGRAGAQLLAARGAEVVVLDRPASAGAEVAAALGGRFQPVDVTDFEATESALATAVESLGGLHVSITTAGGGTAMRTLGRSGPHDLDTFRRILDLNTVATFNISRLAAAHMSRNEPEDPDGERGVIINTSSIAAFEGQVGQVAYGAAKAAIAGMCLTMARDLGSLGIRVLAIAPSLFDTGAVEKIPDEARAVLVKDAAFPKRLGRPEEYAKLALAIVDNPMLNGQCLRLDAGQRFAPK
- a CDS encoding PASTA domain-containing protein; the encoded protein is MGVLGSACHATTTAGSTSGASGNAKTGGRTKTVPHFVGMGLQSAQNAAQKQGFYSLKSHDSLGRNRHQILDRDWKVCSQNVKAGTTTSTDTQLDFGAVKLDETCPSKDQSAPTAAGKTMPDFKGKSVNTARAALDSSTSITVKDVSGKGRYVLVESNWQVCSQKPPTGTKLSGQPVEFSAVKFGESCP
- a CDS encoding TetR/AcrR family transcriptional regulator, whose translation is MAEPAGPGRPPLRRDAELNRRRLMAAAREVFRDRGLTATLDDVARHAGLGVGTAYRHFANKEELVDAVFDDMIDQVEASAREAATDPDPWHGLASSLEKVCELQAHDRGLREVMLGTGKATQRHAVVDRRIKPLVDPLIARAKEQGALRPDMEHLDLPMIQLMVAAVTDQTGEPDLWRRYLRLLLDGLRTQPDGTQPLPPAPEFRGLGPDAYLSGEQLPRS
- a CDS encoding thiolase family protein; amino-acid sequence: MTDAVLLAACRTAIGTARRGTLRDTSAFDLATVVVREAVRRSGVPLDLIDDVVLGETLAGGGDIARYAALEAGLTHVPGLAHNRHCASGLAGVATAAAGVRAGMDRAVVAGGTQSSSTAPVARRRIPGTDDWQDPWMSPSHAPTREAPNDDMATLVGWNTARRIGISRQEMDSWALRSHQRAVRAIDEGRFADEIVPVEVVGRDGTRSVFDTDEHPRRDTSVEKLAALKVLHPEIEGYSITAGNSSGVNDGSAAVVVASAEVAAEHGLTPLATVRSWASVGVDPVETGLAPIAAIRKALDRAGLRIEDVDLFEVNEAFAAVAVAATRELGLDPERVNPFGSGCSLGHPIATTGARMVVTLAHELRRRGGGVAVAAMCAGGGMGSAMVLTA
- a CDS encoding proline dehydrogenase, whose amino-acid sequence is MDAGLAALLGAAVGSVATLGAAVVSGRAQTRAQHDQWRRQHRRDAYAGYLGALHDRDIAMDAVLDALRSDEPELPVVDEEIRRFIVLAREVHRAAEVVILEGPASLVRAVERVTDASSGLSEVMRRLAGDARAGDATRKADDVALAAERESILYQAVRDFRLAARGVIGNARWFRAT